A segment of the Streptococcus chenjunshii genome:
CTGCTGCTGGCATTTAAAAATAATGTTGAAAGCGGGAAGGATTTTGATAAAAGTCTTATGGAGCTTGCTGAGGGGCTGCGGCAGCTGGGTGTAACGAATCTTTCAAAAAATCAGCACATGAGCTCAGCGGTTGATAAATTTTATATGAAAATCTCGGCCCACGGACAATTAGGTAAAGCTATCGGCTGCGGTCTTCTTATAAGCGGAATGAGGTTTTAGCGGAATGTTTTCGGTCTTTCCGAGACGGGCCTGCACCTTACTTTTTATATTTTGCTGATAAGGCATGCAGGTCCAAGTTAGCTGGCTCAGCCAGCCAAACATGCGGTTCGGTATCAGCATAAGAAAACCCATCAGTCTTCTGGACTGATGGGTTTTGCTGTTTAAGGAAAGGACGGGATTTGAACCCGCGCATGAACAAAGTCCACTTGCCGGATTTCGAGTCCGGTGCCGTACCAAGCTGGGCCACCTTTCCAAAATAAAGACAGTATCATGACCGTTTTTCTGACCTTATTTTCAGAAAAATACTCAAAGACATAAGAAAAATGCGGAGAAAGGGATTTGAACCCTCACGCCCGAATGGGCACATGCGCCTGAAGCATGCGTGTCTGCCGTTCCACCATCTCCGCATTAACAGAAACTATTATAACCTAATTTAAAAAAAATGCAAGTGTTTTAAGAAAATTGTTTCAAAAGACGGTAAAAAGTTTTTAGGCTGAAAGTTCTAAAATGAAGTTAGCCACTTAGATGCAAAAAAACACCTCTATGTTACACTTGTAGTTGACGAAAACACAAGTAAAGGACATAGAGATGCAAGACCATTATACACCAACAGGCAAGCACTTGACAATAGCTGATCGCCGCTTGATTGAACGCTGGAAGCAAGAAGGGAAATCTAATCGTGAGATTGCAGGTCTCTTAGGCAAAGCTCCTCAAACGATAAACAACGAGATGAAACGTGGACTGGTCCTCCAACAGGTGCGTAAGGGGAAGTTTGAGAAGCTTTATAGGGCGGATAGAGCTCAGGAAGTGTATGAGATTAATCGAAAAAATAGCCGTAAAGCTGTTAGTCTCACGAAGAAAGTCAAGGAAACCATTGTCCACTACATCAAGCTGAAGTGGTCACCTGAGATGATTTCAAAACGTAAAGTCAACGTCCCACAATCCACCATATACTACTGGATGGACAAGGGGTACCTGGGGCTGACTAAGGCAGATAGGCTGTATCCAAGAAAAGGCAAATCCCCTAAGAAAACAGCCAGTCCTAATTTCATGCCTGTTGGAAAGTCGATTGAGGAGCGGCCTGAAGCGATCACTCAACGACTGGAGGCTGGGCATTATGAGATTGATACGGTTGTTCAGACACGGGCTAAAGCGCCTTGCTTTCTGACATTAACAGATCGAAAAACCAGGTATGAAATCATTCGTTACTTGCCCAGTAAGACAGCACAAGCCGTTAACGAAGCCTTGTCGAGCATTTTACAGGAATATCAGATCACGTCAATCACAGCTGATAATGGGGCAGAATTTGCTAGACTAAGCGAGATTTTTAGTGAAGAGAAGATCTACTATGCTCACCCTTATTGCTCTTGGGAAAGAGGCTCTAATGAGAATCACAACCGTCTTATTCGACGTTTCCTACCCAAGGGAAAAACAAGAGCGACCAGAAAACTGGCCACTCAGATTGAATGGTGGATAAACAATTATCCCAAACGAATATTAAACTACAAGACACCTAGAGAAATTGTATTCAGTGGCTAACTTCAACTTGAAATTTAGCAAAAGTTTTTAGGCATTTTAAAGCAGCCCTTAAGAGAAGCTGAAGCAGGGCAGCTCCGGAAGCCGAAATACGCGGCAAAGCAAAAAGCGACAGCAGACGGCAGCTTGCTTTCGGAACTGGTGGGGACAATGGCCTATTCGAGGACGAAAACGGTTTCTTTTTGTGGTATAATGGCCTTGAGACAAGAAAATGAGGTGATGTTATGAAAAAAGCTGTAAAAAAACTCTTCGGCCGCTTTAATGGACAGGATGTCTATAGTTACACATTTGAAACAGACAGCGGCTACCGGTTGACCAGTATGCCTTATGGGGCAACAATCTTGGACTATATCACGCCTGATAAAAACGGGAAATTTGCCAACATTAATCTGCGTTTTGCCAATTTGGAAGACTATTTGGTTAAAGGACCAAAATTCGGTGCCAGTGTCGGACCGGTCGCAGGCCGAATTGGAGAGGGAACCTTTGAGCTAAATGGTAAAACCTACCATCTGCCCCAGAATAATAAAACCAATAACATGCACAGCGGGCTGGACGGGATTCATGTTGCGCTGTTTGAAACCGCAGAGGTAGATGATCATTCAGTAACCTTCTACACGGAGCGCGCTGACGGCTTTGGCGGTTTTCCCGGTCCGATCAAAATTTGGATTAGGCATAGTTTAGCAGAAAACGGTGAGCTGACTTTGACTTATGAAGCTGCTGCAGACCAGGATACACTTTTTAATCCTACTAACCATGCTTATTTTAATTTAAGCGGCGACCAATCACGCTTAATTGATGATTTTCAGCTGACAATCAATGCGGCGGGCTACTATCCTTTGGATGAAAACAGTCTGCCTGCTGAGGAAATTGACAGCCGTGCTGGTTTTGTGCAAGAGTTGATGAAAGGAGCTTCTGTCGGCAGCATCAGGCAGTCAGACCATCCGCAGATTCTTTTGGCAGGGGGGATTGACCATCCTTTTGCACTTGACCGAGATCAAGAAGTAGCTGCAGAATATTACGATCCTGAGTCCGGACGCCTGCTGAGGGTCAGAACAGACCGCAGCTGCCTAATTGTTTACACAGCCAACAATTACAATGATTTCACCAAATCCAAAGGCCATCCGGCTCATAACGGTTTAGCATTAGAGGCTCAGGCTGTTCCGGATGCCATTCACCGCGCAGAAAAAGATCAAGTCATTTTAAAAGCCGGACAGGTTATGAAAACCTCAACAAGCTACCATGCGACCGTGAAGCAGTAATGATGTGCTGCAAGGCTTGATTTTCCGGTCCTCTGTCCGAAAGCTTAGCCAAAATCCGGTATCATCATTTATGACAGGCGGCAGTTGTAGAGAAGAGGTGAAATTGTTATAATGGGGCTATAAACAACAAAGGAGTTCATTTGCAAGGAAAAATTATTAAGTCGTTGGCCGGTTTTTATTATGTTGAATCAGAAGGACAGGTCTACCAGACACGGGCGCGGGGCAATTTTAGAAAAAAAGGGCAGACCCCCTATGTAGGAGATCAGGTAGATTTCACGGCCGAAGAAAATTCTGAGGGTTACATTTTAAACATTCATGAAAGGAAGAACAGCCTCGTTCGTCCGCCCATTGTCAATATTGATCAGGCGGTTGTGATCATGTCGGTCAAGGAACCTGATTTTAGTGCTAATTTGCTGGACCGTTTTTTGGTTTTGCTGGAACACAAAAAAATTATTCCGCTTATTTATGTATCAAAAATGGATTTGCTGGCTGACAGCAGTTCTATGGATACAATACGGACGCACTATCAGCAAATCGGCTATTTCTTTTCGTATGAAAAGGCGGAGCTGCTTCCCTTGTTAAAAGACAGAGTGACCGTCTTTATGGGACAGACCGGTGTTGGAAAATCGACCCTTCTGAACCAGCTGGCTCCTCATCTTCAGCTGAAAACGGCAGCGATATCAGGCAGTTTGGGCCGCGGCCGCCATACAACACGAGCGGTCAGTCTTTATAATGTCGGGGGCGGAAAAGTTGCGGATACCCCCGGTTTTTCTTCCTTGGATTACGAAATAACAGATAGTGAAAGTCTAACAGCCGCTTTTCCGGAGATAAAACAGTTCAGTTACTCTTGTAAATTTCGTTCCTGTACACATAGGCACGAGCCGGATTGTGCTGTTAAGGATGCCCTCGGGCAGGGGGAGATTTGGCAGCAGCGCTATGACAATTATCTGCAGTTCCTAAGTGAAATTGAAAACCGGCGTGAAACATATCAAAAACTCAGTAAAAGAAAGTAGGTGTATTATGTCATCACAGAAAATAGCACCCTCGATTTTAGCTGCTGATTATGCTGATTTGGCTTCAGAGCTGCAGCGTATTGAAGCAGCAGGTGCCGAGTATGTCCATATTGATATTATGGACGGCCAGTTTGTGCCTAATATCAGCTTTGGGGCCGGAGTCGTCGCCAGTATGCGCCGCCGCAGCAAGTTGGTTTTTGACTGCCATTTGATGGTGGTTGATCCCGAACGTTATGTTTCAGCTTTTGCACAGGCCGGCGCTGATATTATGACTGTTCATGCCGAAGCGACCGCCCATATCCACGGAGCGCTGCAAAAAATTAAAGCAGCTGGGATGAAGGCCGGGGTCGTGATTAATCCGGGGACCC
Coding sequences within it:
- a CDS encoding bacteriocin immunity protein, with translation MKLNAQDIRSDVYNLILNPKTSNSERALLLAFKNNVESGKDFDKSLMELAEGLRQLGVTNLSKNQHMSSAVDKFYMKISAHGQLGKAIGCGLLISGMRF
- a CDS encoding IS30 family transposase; the protein is MQDHYTPTGKHLTIADRRLIERWKQEGKSNREIAGLLGKAPQTINNEMKRGLVLQQVRKGKFEKLYRADRAQEVYEINRKNSRKAVSLTKKVKETIVHYIKLKWSPEMISKRKVNVPQSTIYYWMDKGYLGLTKADRLYPRKGKSPKKTASPNFMPVGKSIEERPEAITQRLEAGHYEIDTVVQTRAKAPCFLTLTDRKTRYEIIRYLPSKTAQAVNEALSSILQEYQITSITADNGAEFARLSEIFSEEKIYYAHPYCSWERGSNENHNRLIRRFLPKGKTRATRKLATQIEWWINNYPKRILNYKTPREIVFSG
- a CDS encoding aldose epimerase family protein; the encoded protein is MKKAVKKLFGRFNGQDVYSYTFETDSGYRLTSMPYGATILDYITPDKNGKFANINLRFANLEDYLVKGPKFGASVGPVAGRIGEGTFELNGKTYHLPQNNKTNNMHSGLDGIHVALFETAEVDDHSVTFYTERADGFGGFPGPIKIWIRHSLAENGELTLTYEAAADQDTLFNPTNHAYFNLSGDQSRLIDDFQLTINAAGYYPLDENSLPAEEIDSRAGFVQELMKGASVGSIRQSDHPQILLAGGIDHPFALDRDQEVAAEYYDPESGRLLRVRTDRSCLIVYTANNYNDFTKSKGHPAHNGLALEAQAVPDAIHRAEKDQVILKAGQVMKTSTSYHATVKQ
- the rsgA gene encoding ribosome small subunit-dependent GTPase A, with protein sequence MQGKIIKSLAGFYYVESEGQVYQTRARGNFRKKGQTPYVGDQVDFTAEENSEGYILNIHERKNSLVRPPIVNIDQAVVIMSVKEPDFSANLLDRFLVLLEHKKIIPLIYVSKMDLLADSSSMDTIRTHYQQIGYFFSYEKAELLPLLKDRVTVFMGQTGVGKSTLLNQLAPHLQLKTAAISGSLGRGRHTTRAVSLYNVGGGKVADTPGFSSLDYEITDSESLTAAFPEIKQFSYSCKFRSCTHRHEPDCAVKDALGQGEIWQQRYDNYLQFLSEIENRRETYQKLSKRK
- the rpe gene encoding ribulose-phosphate 3-epimerase — translated: MSSQKIAPSILAADYADLASELQRIEAAGAEYVHIDIMDGQFVPNISFGAGVVASMRRRSKLVFDCHLMVVDPERYVSAFAQAGADIMTVHAEATAHIHGALQKIKAAGMKAGVVINPGTPVAVLEPVLSLVDQVLIMTVNPGFGGQAFIPECLAKVKAAAKLRKQYGLNFDIEVDGGVDQHTIKACADAGANVFVAGSYLFKAQDLTAQLQTLRVALDD